In Sander vitreus isolate 19-12246 chromosome 7, sanVit1, whole genome shotgun sequence, a genomic segment contains:
- the pcsk1nl gene encoding proprotein convertase subtilisin/kexin type 1 inhibitor, like yields the protein MASLRLLLLSTALIHTAQSLPAARGGGRGLDVSVSALRRQRRDLRNLLPYEDQMLTYPATQGGGGANNLYYQSDDWRGRGMDQALQRLVERDQRREQDEEQRAAYMAALLRLLSEAESAGLVGPGDVEVVEEEEDEEDDQGPQGDFQGPAPADYDETGRGLNMGRPPSAWWGLMEPQLAQALLDRMEPQLAQTLLERARQERLQQAGRVSSGPNRGGDQDTLRRLVARLLSSMDPSDAAVMSSGRRARRDLSVASPEPVGSAHRRTRRSLDDVAPPSPSNAPPLLRVKRLEEEELRPPAPAAGLQRMKRIDTMATAGVEELNHGSRRRRRAALNYDPQILIDQILEYMRE from the exons ATGGCGTCTCTCAGGCTCCTGCTGCTCAGCACCGCTCTGATCCACACCGCCCAG TCTCTCCCTGCAGCTCGCGGTGGGGGGCGTGGCCTGGATGTCTCCGTGAGCGCGCTCAGACGCCAGCGCAGAGACCTCCGTAACCTGCTGCCCTATGAGGACCAGATGTTGACATATCCCGCCACTCAGGGAGGAGGTGGGGCCAACAACCTGTACTACCAATCAGATGACTGGAGGGGGCGGGGCATGGACCAGGCTCTGCAGCGATTGGTGGAGAGGGACCAGAGGCGGGAGCAAGACGAGGAGCAGCGAGCAG CCTACATGGCGGCACTGCTCCGCCTCCTGAGCGAGGCAGAGAGCGCGGGATTGGTCGGCCCGGGCGAcgtggaggtggtggaggaagaggaggacgaggaggacgaTCAGGGGCCACAGGGGGACTTCCAAGGCCCGGCCCCAGCAGACTACGATGAGACGGGGCGGGGGCTAAACATGGGGAGGCCCCCGTCCGCCTGGTGGGGCCTTATGGAGCCCCAGCTGGCTCAGGCTCTGCTGGACAG GATGGAGCCTCAGCTGGCTCAGACTCTGCTGGAGAGAGCCAGACAGGAGAGACTTCAGCAGGCCGGACGAGTTTCATCAGGACCGAACAGAGGAGGAGACCAGGACACTctgag ACGTCTGGTTGCTAGGTTACTGTCCAGCATGGACCCTAGCGACGCCGCGGTGATGTCATCCGGCCGCCGGGCGAGGAGGGACCTGTCCGTCGCATCACCTGAACCCGTTGGCTCCGCCCACCGGAGGACCCGCCGTTCCCTTGACGACGTGGCTCCTCCATCGCCCAGCAACGCCCCGCCTCTGCTCCGAGTGAAGCGGCTAGAGGAGGAGGAACTCCGCCCCCCCGCCCCCGCCGCCGGGCTGCAGAGGATGAAACGCATCGACACCATGGCAACCGCCGGCGTGGAAGAACTGAATCATGGGAGTCGTAGGCGCAGGAGAGCCGCCCTGAACTACGACCCCCAAATACTGATCGATCAGATTCTGGAGTACATGAGGGAGtaa